From one Prosthecobacter dejongeii genomic stretch:
- a CDS encoding DEAD/DEAH box helicase, whose product MSREIDPIALQDELQQRIHRYLLTALPISRRFPSLRAQAEKLINKPETVIKGPFLEAIPDFPKGLSLKQLVEKGMLHEGFAHLGSPVFERPLHEHQEKSIRQVVTEKKNIVVATGTGSGKTECFLFPLIDCLLKANLSGKPGIRAIIVYPLNALANDQLYQRLAPILADKLAHYGLSVGRYTGQTRADMSRKKIEEQLLASDFIKQLFPKGIPQNWLLSRQEMLETPPNVLVTNYAMLEHLLLLPHNRPLFHGVDLKFLVLDELHSYAGTQATEVAMLLRKLVNRYAKDKDVRCVGTSASLSSEAGEEKKVAAFASRLFNAPFEGPIKAARQRHRLLSTAPHASEFSMPQWRKLKDLLSRVREIKATAEAITAWNEAVISEEIDLLVDDTQESLPQALSKALGADPGIQRLAEILATEGSILVSEVADRIFGATGSNHDRQDALRAMVTIGAYARETPEGYPLLPARYHIFTKGVEDATIQLAPATVSKEHAINLRLTSEFRDADTQTPRFRLLTCRKCGELYFEGWESTGRQMIQPERGKGLKRSVFWLRPKDSVVLADDEPDSDTDPLLDSHNEHECFIHPELGKCCDFLPEGEDESEWIKTWRAQMAKEDDDDKLSGTARVTHCHSCGSVERTEIITPFHPGDQALSATICDTLYEAIPKKQGGERYPGEGRALLVFSDNRQDAAFFAPSLQRSHEEILMRWRVVRDLQKQDGTASLMDIATSLGDDGLLRKGFTDENGRPLKPEDAGKHFKALLLGEFCTPGGARSSLEDLGIVEVRYTLNLAEIAEKAGIIHGNGAEIVRFILDVMRSNRAIKMPSGISAVNDFYWGHYAQLDRVYRLQSEEHRFNLLPQIRPNGQPFSNRFVHVLRDRLGIADWSALLSNLWKVFTEDTDSSGMEHPTDGDATSLVLRPGILRLKLGEDDAPVYRCTKCGTRSRWHLANQCLRWKCSGVMEQIPVAEWNEETGRNHYQQLYRSKKPIPTLLAREHTAALGADLKEKIESGFKKGELNLLSCSTTMEMGIDLGDLSAVMLRNVPPGVANYQQRAGRAGRRGQGAPVSLTYARNRRYDQTTFDEAQTFLRKPPRTPFVHLANERLLMRHQFSLLLSDYLQHNGLDQHGLQIGQLFGLARIGMKDGRLSTDHPTPFGLNEVAAFSSKLTAWADSESSVNALQAASDLYKKIIADLSDDESSRLVFDGQRLKSAFVELLSSVADNFSNRYSFYWDRRDQAMNEGQPEVASRNQNQALRLANQQMINYLSKHGAIPTYSFPVDSIELEVIDGSFGGQGGDDIELNRDARVGIVEYAPDSEVVANGRVWISRGIDANPRAFMPTMHYKVCAQCRHIEQQPDRSLIPTACPACGTALEGFPRRYIEPLSFVTSLKEKDGFEPGVRRIKPPPALEQMLIGNAAESAFQSTDLTHVSMAYQDSRAGRMVVINQGRSNGFLKCNRCAATQMKRKASQTLGAHDNPRTGKPCESNEAQDTSAARSTTLDLAHTFFTDVLQIRTGLSIELPIDLPNGVSPLDFRDEVARTVVEALRLGCVEILSVPDGEVTASFRWTGPGHLEIILSDSVSGGAGYVGQVKNFGAKRLFNEASRVLECPKHCTTGCSSCLRSYSNQFYWDKFRREEAANYVTKVLSYKQDDPFLAMGAKQIQGADFGSLVNQAVEIVWFSKRLGDFSGAISYEPDAVSSKEPHIQALLLGAGHLREWLGTGKAVQVIAAQIPDFTAFQLPKARRFVEAFQEDLRTDRLKIAKIPPDALSGVLTPMAALRLPGSLHWVGIHCLHGSPGLLDCSQFPEPLMCTEIPIGKLDEWLGKTQLVDTSTEKADNKLKRFLLEPHRKSTTALKPVLDELLRDSPKVISIQDRYVVAKASNKNSLRDFLSLLADMFTASGSSAPSELRIIVGPVSPHGGTREREEWRANLKEIKQWFCSHKFWSKVRFDEKLRELSRGCERDYHDRLITAETPPTGKAKGKKVIIEMTGGIDILMDERETTRLFVCRFNNEN is encoded by the coding sequence GGAACAATTGCTTGCTAGCGACTTCATTAAACAACTCTTCCCAAAGGGCATCCCTCAAAACTGGTTACTGTCACGCCAGGAAATGTTGGAGACACCTCCGAACGTTCTGGTGACCAACTACGCGATGTTGGAGCATCTATTGCTGCTTCCTCATAATCGCCCTCTGTTTCACGGTGTTGATTTGAAGTTTCTCGTCCTCGATGAACTGCATAGCTACGCAGGAACTCAGGCCACTGAGGTGGCAATGCTTCTGCGCAAGCTGGTCAATCGCTATGCCAAGGACAAAGATGTTCGTTGTGTGGGAACCAGTGCGAGCCTCTCATCTGAAGCGGGTGAGGAGAAAAAGGTGGCGGCCTTTGCTTCGCGCCTGTTTAACGCACCCTTTGAAGGGCCAATCAAGGCAGCTCGTCAGCGCCATCGTTTGCTGAGCACAGCACCACACGCTTCTGAATTCTCGATGCCGCAATGGCGCAAGCTAAAGGATCTGCTGTCACGGGTCAGAGAGATCAAGGCTACAGCCGAGGCCATCACCGCTTGGAATGAGGCGGTGATCAGTGAGGAGATCGACCTTTTGGTGGACGACACCCAGGAAAGTCTGCCTCAAGCCCTTTCTAAAGCTCTGGGTGCAGATCCGGGAATTCAAAGACTCGCAGAGATTCTCGCCACCGAGGGCAGCATTCTGGTTTCTGAGGTCGCGGATCGTATTTTCGGTGCCACAGGCAGCAATCATGATCGCCAGGATGCCCTGCGAGCCATGGTCACAATAGGTGCCTATGCTCGTGAGACACCTGAAGGCTACCCCTTACTTCCGGCTCGGTATCACATTTTTACCAAGGGTGTGGAAGATGCCACTATCCAACTGGCACCTGCCACAGTTTCCAAAGAGCATGCCATCAACCTTCGGCTAACCAGCGAGTTTCGTGACGCCGATACACAGACTCCTAGGTTTCGCCTGCTGACCTGCCGCAAGTGTGGCGAACTCTACTTCGAGGGTTGGGAAAGCACAGGCAGGCAGATGATCCAGCCTGAGCGAGGCAAGGGGCTGAAGCGCAGCGTCTTCTGGCTTCGCCCCAAGGATTCAGTGGTTCTAGCAGATGATGAACCTGACAGCGATACCGACCCGCTACTTGATTCTCACAACGAGCATGAATGCTTCATTCATCCCGAATTGGGAAAGTGCTGCGACTTCCTTCCAGAAGGAGAAGACGAATCCGAATGGATCAAGACTTGGCGGGCACAGATGGCAAAGGAAGATGATGACGACAAACTGAGCGGAACAGCTCGTGTCACCCACTGTCATTCATGTGGGAGTGTGGAGCGAACAGAGATCATCACTCCCTTCCACCCTGGGGATCAGGCCCTTTCTGCAACCATCTGTGACACGCTGTATGAAGCTATCCCCAAGAAGCAGGGAGGAGAGCGTTATCCTGGCGAAGGGAGAGCCTTGCTAGTGTTTAGTGACAATCGTCAGGATGCTGCGTTTTTCGCACCTAGCCTTCAGCGGAGCCATGAGGAAATCCTAATGCGTTGGCGGGTGGTGCGCGATTTACAGAAGCAAGATGGAACAGCCAGTCTGATGGATATTGCCACCTCACTGGGGGACGATGGGTTGCTCAGAAAAGGCTTTACGGATGAGAACGGTCGTCCCCTGAAGCCAGAAGATGCAGGGAAACATTTTAAAGCACTACTGTTGGGCGAGTTCTGCACCCCAGGAGGAGCACGTTCCTCTCTGGAGGACCTTGGCATCGTGGAAGTGAGATACACGCTGAACTTGGCTGAAATCGCTGAGAAAGCTGGAATCATTCACGGCAATGGAGCTGAGATTGTCCGGTTTATCCTGGATGTGATGAGATCCAATCGTGCCATCAAGATGCCTTCGGGTATCAGTGCTGTGAATGATTTCTATTGGGGTCATTACGCCCAACTTGACAGGGTATATCGTCTGCAATCTGAGGAGCATCGTTTCAATCTTCTGCCACAGATTCGACCCAACGGGCAACCCTTCTCAAACCGATTCGTTCATGTGCTGCGCGACCGCCTCGGCATAGCGGATTGGAGTGCCTTGTTGTCGAACCTCTGGAAGGTCTTTACCGAAGACACTGACAGCAGTGGGATGGAGCATCCGACAGATGGCGATGCCACATCCTTGGTTCTTCGGCCTGGAATATTGCGCCTGAAGCTGGGAGAGGATGATGCTCCAGTCTATCGGTGCACTAAATGTGGAACCCGGAGTCGATGGCACCTGGCAAACCAGTGCCTACGATGGAAATGTTCTGGCGTCATGGAACAGATTCCAGTGGCAGAGTGGAACGAGGAAACCGGACGCAATCACTATCAGCAATTGTATCGTTCCAAGAAGCCCATCCCGACACTACTGGCGCGAGAGCACACGGCAGCTCTTGGCGCTGATTTGAAGGAAAAGATCGAAAGCGGCTTCAAAAAAGGAGAACTGAACCTTCTCTCATGCTCCACAACCATGGAGATGGGTATCGACCTCGGGGATCTCTCCGCTGTAATGCTGCGAAACGTTCCTCCTGGCGTGGCCAACTACCAACAACGTGCCGGTCGAGCTGGCAGACGTGGACAAGGGGCACCTGTTAGCCTGACGTATGCACGAAATCGCCGTTACGATCAGACCACTTTTGACGAGGCCCAGACTTTCCTCCGCAAGCCCCCAAGAACACCCTTTGTTCATCTGGCGAATGAACGCCTTTTGATGAGGCATCAGTTTTCACTGCTTCTCTCTGACTATCTTCAACATAATGGTCTTGATCAGCACGGCCTTCAAATTGGGCAGTTGTTCGGTTTGGCAAGGATCGGGATGAAAGATGGCAGGCTGTCCACGGACCACCCTACACCATTTGGACTGAACGAAGTTGCTGCCTTTTCATCGAAGCTGACTGCATGGGCAGATTCGGAATCCTCTGTCAATGCCCTTCAGGCTGCCTCTGACTTATACAAGAAGATCATTGCTGATCTAAGTGATGATGAATCCTCACGTTTGGTCTTCGACGGGCAACGCTTAAAATCAGCTTTCGTTGAATTGCTTTCGAGTGTCGCGGACAATTTCAGCAATCGCTACAGCTTCTACTGGGACCGACGAGATCAGGCGATGAATGAAGGGCAGCCAGAAGTGGCGTCAAGAAATCAGAATCAGGCGCTCAGACTGGCTAACCAGCAGATGATCAACTATCTCTCGAAGCATGGAGCAATCCCGACGTATTCCTTCCCAGTGGACAGTATAGAACTGGAGGTGATCGATGGCTCATTTGGAGGTCAAGGGGGTGATGATATTGAGCTGAATCGAGATGCTCGCGTTGGTATTGTGGAATACGCCCCTGACTCAGAGGTCGTCGCCAATGGAAGGGTCTGGATCTCACGCGGCATTGATGCCAATCCCCGCGCCTTCATGCCGACCATGCACTACAAAGTGTGCGCGCAGTGCCGACACATCGAACAGCAGCCTGATCGCTCACTGATCCCCACGGCTTGCCCTGCTTGCGGCACTGCACTTGAGGGCTTTCCACGGCGATACATCGAGCCATTATCATTTGTGACTTCCTTGAAGGAAAAGGATGGATTTGAGCCTGGAGTTCGCCGGATCAAGCCACCACCTGCATTGGAGCAAATGCTCATAGGCAACGCAGCAGAGAGTGCCTTCCAAAGCACAGATCTGACACATGTCTCTATGGCTTATCAAGACTCCCGTGCAGGGCGGATGGTGGTGATCAATCAGGGGCGAAGCAATGGATTCCTGAAATGTAATCGTTGTGCGGCTACTCAGATGAAGCGGAAGGCTAGCCAGACACTGGGCGCACATGACAATCCAAGGACTGGCAAGCCCTGCGAAAGTAACGAAGCTCAAGACACTTCTGCCGCCCGTTCTACCACCCTTGATCTGGCGCATACTTTCTTCACCGACGTTCTCCAGATCCGCACAGGTTTGAGTATTGAGCTCCCCATAGATCTTCCTAATGGGGTGAGCCCCTTGGACTTCAGGGATGAGGTAGCGCGAACCGTGGTAGAAGCGCTGCGTCTGGGCTGTGTGGAGATTCTCTCAGTTCCCGATGGCGAGGTAACGGCTTCATTCCGTTGGACTGGTCCCGGCCATCTTGAGATCATTCTGTCAGACTCCGTATCTGGTGGTGCGGGATATGTCGGACAGGTCAAAAACTTTGGGGCTAAGCGACTCTTCAACGAGGCAAGTCGCGTTTTGGAATGCCCAAAGCACTGCACAACTGGATGCTCGTCCTGCCTGCGCAGCTACTCGAATCAGTTCTATTGGGACAAGTTCCGCAGAGAAGAAGCTGCAAACTACGTCACCAAAGTTCTCAGTTACAAGCAAGACGACCCCTTCCTAGCCATGGGGGCGAAGCAGATTCAAGGAGCTGATTTTGGCTCGTTGGTGAATCAGGCTGTCGAGATCGTCTGGTTCAGCAAGAGACTTGGCGACTTCAGTGGAGCAATCTCATATGAGCCGGATGCGGTAAGCTCCAAGGAGCCTCATATCCAAGCGCTGCTTCTCGGCGCGGGCCACCTTCGGGAATGGTTAGGAACAGGAAAAGCAGTCCAAGTTATTGCCGCTCAGATTCCTGACTTCACCGCTTTCCAGTTGCCTAAGGCAAGACGCTTCGTCGAAGCCTTCCAGGAAGATCTGCGGACGGACCGCTTAAAGATTGCGAAGATCCCCCCTGATGCCCTGAGTGGTGTGTTGACTCCGATGGCAGCGCTACGTCTCCCTGGATCACTTCATTGGGTTGGCATTCATTGCCTTCACGGAAGCCCTGGCTTGCTTGATTGCTCCCAGTTTCCCGAACCACTCATGTGCACTGAGATCCCCATCGGAAAGCTGGATGAATGGCTGGGCAAGACGCAATTGGTGGATACCTCAACCGAAAAAGCAGACAACAAGCTCAAGCGGTTTCTGTTGGAGCCTCACCGCAAATCTACGACGGCTCTCAAGCCTGTTCTTGATGAACTGCTTCGAGACAGTCCAAAAGTCATTTCAATTCAAGATCGCTACGTTGTAGCAAAAGCGTCTAACAAGAACTCTCTGAGGGATTTTCTCTCGCTTTTGGCTGACATGTTTACCGCATCAGGAAGCAGTGCTCCTTCAGAGTTGCGGATAATTGTCGGTCCCGTTTCGCCACATGGTGGCACAAGGGAACGTGAGGAGTGGCGGGCAAACCTCAAGGAAATCAAACAGTGGTTTTGCTCCCACAAGTTCTGGTCCAAGGTTCGATTCGATGAGAAGCTTCGTGAGCTTTCAAGAGGCTGCGAACGCGACTACCATGATCGACTCATCACTGCCGAAACACCACCCACGGGTAAAGCAAAGGGCAAAAAAGTGATCATCGAAATGACGGGAGGTATCGACATCCTGATGGATGAACGCGAGACAACCCGCCTGTTTGTTTGCCGATTCAACAACGAGAACTAG
- a CDS encoding AAA family ATPase, with translation MPITRISVQNFKGIGQRTEITLKPITLFFGANSAGKSTLLQALLYLREVLERGNADADVVEGGGSAIDLGGFRQIVHQHNLANTLSVGVTVALDDDGLPMPKKADGRNAATEELHRSISEIKEIGVEVGVEWSLDTHKPVVARYNVVADGTPILRISQQRLDRPRLWLNEAHPSVRRVIGAEDEDPFFESDGKNSVPTMVLEQTTVIPSWHEPLVGSLPGGDTELEPPELPMIEEIVERLALGAGKVVLQLLNQIRYIGPLREYPPRRSTAQRTPSNDRWATGLAAWDWLGTETNDPVHKRQVNAIGEWMTDTCHLDLGYTVRHQSWLEIDAESDLYRELSMAQYGDEEGIAERLRLLVLPRLLQLPLMHRVLMNDMRNGAEVDPQDIGNGVTQVIPVLAGLKAEGGNILAVEQPELHLHPAVQCRLADIFIRSLHDGRERLMLLETHSEHLMLRLMKRMRETSSDSLNAPELALSKEDVQVIYVESFEGRTVLREMPLNSRGEWVKSWPGGFFDEDINEIF, from the coding sequence ATGCCAATCACTCGAATATCAGTTCAGAATTTCAAAGGAATCGGTCAGAGGACTGAAATTACATTGAAGCCCATCACGCTCTTCTTTGGGGCGAACAGCGCAGGGAAAAGCACGTTGCTTCAAGCACTTCTCTACCTTCGTGAGGTTCTCGAACGAGGAAATGCCGATGCGGATGTCGTTGAGGGTGGCGGAAGTGCCATTGACCTAGGTGGGTTCCGTCAGATTGTGCATCAACACAATCTCGCCAACACTTTGTCTGTCGGTGTAACTGTTGCTCTGGATGACGATGGACTTCCAATGCCAAAGAAGGCTGATGGAAGGAACGCTGCGACTGAGGAGCTGCACAGAAGTATCAGCGAGATCAAGGAGATTGGCGTGGAAGTCGGTGTGGAATGGAGCTTAGACACGCATAAACCTGTAGTTGCCCGATACAACGTTGTCGCAGACGGCACGCCCATTCTGAGAATCAGCCAGCAAAGACTGGATCGACCAAGACTGTGGCTTAACGAGGCGCATCCATCCGTTAGGCGGGTGATCGGCGCTGAAGACGAAGATCCGTTCTTTGAGTCTGATGGAAAGAACTCAGTTCCAACGATGGTCCTTGAGCAGACCACGGTAATCCCGTCATGGCACGAGCCGTTGGTAGGGTCGCTTCCAGGGGGTGATACTGAGTTGGAACCTCCTGAACTCCCAATGATTGAAGAGATTGTGGAGAGATTGGCACTCGGCGCAGGAAAGGTTGTTCTTCAACTACTGAATCAAATCCGTTATATTGGACCGTTGCGCGAGTATCCCCCCCGTAGGAGCACTGCCCAGCGGACTCCTTCGAATGATCGTTGGGCTACGGGTCTTGCTGCATGGGATTGGCTCGGAACAGAAACAAATGACCCCGTCCACAAGAGGCAAGTGAATGCCATTGGGGAGTGGATGACCGACACATGCCATTTGGATCTTGGCTACACAGTCCGACACCAGTCATGGCTTGAGATTGATGCGGAGTCTGACTTGTATCGAGAACTCAGCATGGCGCAGTATGGGGATGAAGAAGGGATTGCTGAACGCCTTCGGCTTCTTGTTTTGCCGCGACTGCTTCAACTGCCCTTGATGCATCGAGTTCTCATGAACGATATGCGCAACGGTGCTGAGGTTGATCCACAAGATATTGGGAATGGAGTGACCCAAGTCATACCCGTGCTCGCAGGATTGAAGGCCGAGGGCGGAAACATTCTCGCGGTTGAACAACCTGAATTGCACCTGCATCCTGCGGTCCAGTGTCGGCTGGCGGATATTTTCATCAGGTCGCTTCATGATGGTCGGGAGAGACTGATGCTCCTTGAGACACATAGTGAGCACCTCATGCTGCGTCTAATGAAACGGATGAGGGAAACCTCTTCAGATTCACTCAACGCTCCAGAACTAGCGCTGAGCAAAGAAGACGTGCAGGTAATTTATGTGGAAAGCTTTGAGGGAAGAACCGTTCTGCGTGAAATGCCGCTCAATTCACGAGGTGAATGGGTCAAGAGCTGGCCAGGCGGATTTTTCGATGAAGACATTAACGAGATCTTTTGA
- a CDS encoding DUF932 domain-containing protein, producing MIANLDLIAPMAKPRKSPNLILHCGAHTADLQEVRSVPTPAPTDSWCPIPHHQLITTVQKTLSSSRLKIGTQAHSLSHDGMRYFGLMEVTSHQSSEDYCWVLGLRNSHDKTFPAGIVAGASVFVCDNLSFSGEIKFARKHTRFIVRDLPQLVGRSIGQLMVKWHDQDKRIAAYKEADIGEADAHDLIIRATDVGVCSNRLIPSVLNEWREPRYEAFASRNVWSLFNAFTESLKSGNLAELPKRTEALHGLLDTHVGLAA from the coding sequence ATGATCGCAAACCTCGATTTAATCGCCCCTATGGCTAAGCCTCGTAAATCCCCTAACCTGATATTGCATTGCGGTGCTCACACAGCCGACCTTCAAGAAGTCCGTTCTGTGCCGACTCCTGCACCCACCGATAGCTGGTGTCCAATTCCACATCATCAGCTCATCACCACCGTCCAGAAAACCCTGTCCAGTTCCCGGCTCAAGATTGGCACGCAGGCGCATTCGCTGTCACACGATGGCATGCGTTATTTTGGTCTCATGGAAGTGACCTCTCATCAGTCCAGCGAAGATTATTGCTGGGTGCTGGGATTGCGTAACAGCCATGATAAAACCTTCCCCGCTGGGATCGTGGCCGGTGCCAGTGTGTTTGTGTGCGACAACCTTTCCTTTTCAGGAGAGATCAAATTCGCCCGCAAACACACCCGCTTCATTGTCCGTGACCTGCCGCAACTGGTGGGACGCTCCATCGGCCAACTCATGGTCAAGTGGCACGACCAGGACAAACGCATCGCCGCCTACAAGGAAGCGGACATCGGTGAAGCAGATGCCCATGACCTCATCATCCGCGCAACGGATGTCGGCGTGTGCTCCAACCGCCTCATCCCCTCAGTGCTCAATGAATGGAGGGAACCCAGATACGAGGCCTTTGCCAGCCGAAATGTTTGGAGCCTGTTCAATGCCTTCACCGAGTCCCTGAAAAGCGGCAACCTCGCAGAGCTGCCCAAACGCACCGAGGCACTCCACGGGCTGTTAGACACTCATGTCGGCCTAGCCGCGTGA
- a CDS encoding DNA polymerase III subunit beta yields the protein MKPIVLPIAELKAALTGLGKVITPKATLPLLKHVKIDRNADGWIALTGTDLDHFVTVRFEHPSEGPPATVLVPYDQLLHTVKSCGKGEQIRITTDPENLAIQFSLGGQIGETKIKLLPVTDFPVTPRLNHESVPLPAHLRQSFHEAMSCTSTDATRYVLNGTFIDVRNPKANYLVGTDGKHLYSANSFTLPLKQSVLIPSHKFLGWKDFLWDGEWQIKSNEEWVQISSRRWRFVSRQIPDKYPDWQVAVPDPTQAKTHLNLPPDQLEAVIQLIQRLPNHDTQFHTLGMQWKGNTLNLLAKPSAEEPWLHIPLEATQGHGPEVTIFLDRRFLIKALQFGLHHISLFDERSPLRLHAQGKQLIIMPVRSDKAGTSPQPTPIRKVDTATVPQQNPKPPTPNPMLNRPNSDAPESGPSAPAMEEALNLCNLLRDRFQDGLNQIRDLANKLKLLQREQKTSAREMSSVRSTLRTLQGLKL from the coding sequence ATGAAACCCATCGTCTTACCCATTGCAGAGCTCAAGGCGGCTCTGACGGGACTTGGCAAGGTGATCACACCCAAAGCCACCTTACCCCTCCTTAAACACGTTAAAATTGATCGCAACGCAGATGGTTGGATTGCCCTTACCGGCACAGATCTCGACCATTTTGTCACCGTGCGCTTTGAACACCCCTCTGAAGGTCCACCCGCGACCGTGCTCGTGCCTTATGATCAGCTCCTGCACACCGTTAAAAGCTGCGGCAAGGGTGAGCAGATCCGCATCACCACCGACCCCGAGAATTTGGCAATCCAATTTTCATTGGGTGGCCAGATAGGAGAAACCAAAATCAAACTCTTGCCGGTGACAGATTTCCCTGTGACACCGCGCCTCAATCATGAGTCGGTTCCGCTGCCTGCACATCTGCGACAAAGCTTTCATGAAGCGATGTCCTGCACCAGTACCGATGCCACCCGTTACGTGCTCAATGGCACCTTCATTGATGTCCGAAACCCCAAGGCCAACTACTTGGTGGGCACCGATGGAAAACACCTCTACTCCGCAAATTCCTTCACCCTCCCACTGAAACAATCTGTCCTCATCCCCAGCCATAAATTCTTGGGGTGGAAGGATTTTCTTTGGGATGGTGAATGGCAGATCAAAAGCAACGAAGAGTGGGTGCAAATCAGCAGCCGCAGATGGAGATTCGTATCCCGTCAGATCCCGGATAAATACCCGGACTGGCAGGTTGCAGTTCCAGACCCAACCCAAGCGAAGACACACCTGAATTTGCCTCCAGATCAATTGGAAGCAGTGATCCAGTTGATACAGCGCCTGCCTAACCATGACACTCAGTTTCATACGCTGGGCATGCAGTGGAAAGGCAACACCCTCAACTTGCTGGCAAAACCCAGTGCCGAAGAACCTTGGCTGCACATCCCTCTAGAAGCGACGCAAGGCCATGGACCGGAAGTGACGATCTTTTTGGACCGTCGTTTCCTCATCAAAGCTCTGCAATTCGGTCTGCATCACATCAGCCTCTTTGATGAACGTTCACCTCTGCGTCTTCATGCGCAAGGCAAGCAACTCATCATCATGCCCGTGAGGTCTGACAAGGCAGGCACATCGCCTCAACCCACTCCCATCCGAAAGGTGGATACGGCGACAGTCCCTCAGCAGAACCCTAAACCCCCAACTCCAAATCCAATGCTCAATCGTCCCAACTCCGATGCTCCTGAATCAGGGCCTAGCGCTCCTGCCATGGAAGAAGCGCTCAACCTCTGCAACCTCCTACGGGATCGGTTTCAGGACGGGCTTAACCAAATCCGTGACCTGGCCAATAAACTCAAGCTTCTCCAGCGTGAACAGAAAACCAGTGCCCGAGAAATGAGTTCTGTCCGCTCCACGCTACGTACCCTGCAAGGCCTCAAGTTGTAA
- a CDS encoding ATP-dependent DNA ligase, whose amino-acid sequence MESITLYCRENGSDKVCQASLQPQEQGYVVNFAYGRRGSTLTTGSKTPVPVSYVVAKTAYDRLVRQKLATGYTQGPALTESLQHQPQKPTGLRCMLLNPVAEDELEDLLQDHVHWMQEKMDGRRMLLQKQGKVITSINRLGVTFTPPETIQQSAAQCHEDFILDGEAVGDVFHVFDILSLAGEDLRQSRFATRYFQLRDFLRTFRHTHIKLVESYCAPEKEPWFQTLKEQGKEGVVFRHMDATYTPGRPNAGGPCLKHKFYETASFVVAKSNDKRSVSLLLFEGDKIKRAGNMTIPPNHAMPKAGSVVECRYLYAFWESGSIYQPVYLGVREDIRAAECTTDQLKYKAEPTLVTV is encoded by the coding sequence ATGGAAAGCATTACGCTCTACTGCCGTGAAAACGGTTCTGACAAAGTTTGTCAAGCCAGCCTCCAACCCCAGGAGCAAGGTTACGTCGTTAACTTCGCCTATGGTCGTCGTGGCAGCACGCTGACCACTGGCAGCAAGACCCCCGTTCCTGTTTCCTACGTCGTCGCTAAAACGGCCTATGATCGTCTGGTGCGGCAAAAATTGGCCACTGGCTACACGCAAGGTCCCGCCTTAACTGAAAGCCTCCAGCATCAGCCACAAAAGCCCACGGGCCTTCGCTGCATGCTGTTAAACCCTGTTGCAGAGGACGAACTTGAGGATCTTCTTCAAGATCACGTCCACTGGATGCAGGAGAAAATGGATGGCAGGCGAATGCTCCTGCAAAAACAGGGCAAGGTCATCACCAGCATCAACCGCTTGGGAGTGACCTTCACACCCCCTGAAACCATCCAACAAAGTGCCGCGCAATGTCATGAGGATTTTATTCTCGATGGTGAAGCGGTGGGAGACGTGTTCCATGTCTTCGACATCCTGTCCCTGGCAGGTGAAGACCTCCGACAGTCACGCTTTGCCACACGTTACTTCCAGTTGCGTGATTTCCTGCGCACCTTCAGGCATACCCACATTAAACTGGTGGAAAGTTACTGCGCTCCGGAAAAGGAGCCGTGGTTTCAAACCCTGAAGGAGCAAGGCAAAGAGGGAGTGGTCTTCAGGCACATGGACGCTACCTACACGCCTGGCAGACCCAACGCCGGCGGTCCATGTCTCAAGCACAAGTTCTATGAAACTGCCTCCTTTGTTGTCGCCAAAAGCAATGACAAAAGAAGCGTTTCACTGCTGCTGTTTGAGGGAGATAAAATCAAGAGGGCAGGCAACATGACCATTCCACCCAACCATGCCATGCCCAAAGCAGGCTCGGTGGTGGAATGTCGTTATCTCTATGCCTTCTGGGAATCCGGCTCAATCTACCAGCCTGTTTATCTAGGCGTTCGTGAAGACATCCGTGCCGCTGAATGTACCACCGATCAGCTAAAATACAAAGCTGAGCCAACACTCGTGACTGTGTAA